TAATAAAGGGGTTATCTCTAGAATATTACCAAGAGAAGATATGCCACATATGGCAGATGGTACTCCAGTTGACATCATGCTTAACCCACTAGGGGTTCCTTCACGTATGAATATTGGACAAATTTTAGAAATCCATTTAGGAATTGCGGCTAAGAATTTAGGTATTAAAATCGCAACTCCAGTATTTGATGGTTTAAATGATGATGACTTGAAGTCAATCATGAAAGAATCAAGAGATAAAACACTAGATTCAATCAAACCAAATAAACCAATTGATCAAATGACTGAAATGGAAAAATATAACTATGATCTTGACCTAAAAATGCTTGCACAATTTGGTGAAGATGGAAAAGTAACATTATATGATGGACGTACTGGTGAAGCATTCCACAATAGAGTTTCTGTTGGTGTGATGTACATGATTAAACTATCTCACATGGTTGATGATAAACTTCATGCAAGATCAGTTGGACCTTATACATTAGTTACACAACAACCAATGGGTGGTAAAGCACAAAATGGTGGACAACGTTTCGGTGAAATGGAAGTTTGGGCACTATATGCTTATGGTGCTGCACATACATTACAAGAAATGTTGACAGTTAAGTCAGATGATATGATCGGTAGAAATAAAGTCTACAGTTCAATTACACATGATAAACCTATTCCACAAGCTTCTATTCCAGAATCATTTAGAGTTTTAACAAGAGAATTACAATCCCTAGGATTATATGTTGAACTTATTGATGCTGAAACTGGAGAAAATGAAGCAACTAAATCACTTGTTGATCATACAAAAACGACCTTTAGTAAAGGAGGGTATCGCTAATGGCAAAAGAAAAACTAACGTTACACGTTGAATCTTTAAAACTGTCGCAAGATGCTCTCACTGCTTTAAAACTTGCAGGTATTGATCAATTAGAAGATTTTAATACATTTACATTAAAAGAATTATCAATGCTTCTTGGTGAAAGTTATGAAGAAACAAAATCAATTTTACGTAAATACTCTCTACCTAGACCATTAGATAATCTTAACTTAAGTAATGAAACTGTGAGCATTTTAAGAAATGCTGGCGTTCATGATTTAAAAGAATTTCTTGAATTTGATCGTCATGCACTTTATCATTTATTTGAAGAAGATTTGATTTTACGACAAGAAATAAATACAACATTAGAATTATATGGTATTGATGCTTTAAAAGAACATGCACACACAGAAACAGTTACAGATGACAAACATGTGGTTGATGCAGAAGTTGTTGAAGCAGAAGTAGAAAGTGCACTAGATGTTGATATGTCAGAAAGAATTGGCCGTCAAATCAAACCTGTTCGTAAAGGATATGGTTCACGTACATTTTCACATTTAAAAATACGTATCGCATCACCTGATGAAATTAGACAATGGTCTTATGGTGAAGTTAAAACACATGAAACTATTAACTATAGAACATCTAAACCTGAAGAGGGCGGCTTGTTCTGCGAAAGAATCTTTGGACCTACAAGAGACTATCAATGTGCTTGTGGTAAAAAACAAAGCGGTAACAAAGGCCAAATCTGCCAAAAATGTGGTATTGAAATCACAGAATCTAAAGTACGTAGAGAACGTATGGGACATATTGAATTAGAAGCACCAGTAGTTCATACTTGGTACTTAAAAAATTCACCTTCAAGATTAGCTATCCTTTTAGGAATTAAAGCAAAATCTCTAGAAGAAGTTGTCTATCATGCATCTTATATCGTAACAGATCCAGGCAGTGCACCTTTAACTAAAAAACAAATCTTATCAGAACAAGACTTTTCAATGTTAACTGAACAATATGGTTCAAAGTTCCAAGCATTGACTGGTGCTGAAGCTGTTAAAAAATTATTACAAGAATTAAATTTAGAAAAAGAAGTTAAATCATTAAGAAGAAAATTAAAAACTGCTTCTAAACAAAAACGTGAACGCATCATTAAACGTTTAGAAGTTGTTGAAGCATTTAACAACTCTGATAATAAACCTGAATGGATGGTTATGGATGTTATTCCAGTAATCCCACCAGATTTAAGACCAATGGTTGCACTTGATGGTGGACGTTTCGCGACAACAGACCTTAACGATTTGTATCGTCGTATTCTAAATAGAAATAACCGTCTTAAAAAACAAAAAGAACAAATGGCACCTAGATTAATTACAAAAAATGAAAAACGTATGTTACAAGAAGCTGTTGATGCATTATTTGATAATGCTAAACGTGGTAAAAAAGCGGCAGTTGAAAGAAACAGACATTTAAAATCATTATCTGATATGCTTCGTGGTAAGCAAGGTCGATTTAGACAAAACTTACTTGGTAAACGTGTTGACTACTCAGGTCGTTCAGTTATTATTGTTGGACCAGATTTAGAAATGTATCAATGTGGTATTCCAAGAGAAATGGCTATAACATTATTCAAACCATTTGTATTAAGAGAATTGCAAAGAATGCAAGGCGATGATCAAAACTCTAAGAAAAATGCAAACTCGAAATACGATAGAATGGATGATGATGTATGGGCAGCTTTAGAAAAGGTTGTTAAAGAACATCCAGTACTTCTAAACCGTGCACCAACACTACATAGACTTGGTATCCAAGCATTTGAACCTAAATTGATTGATGGTAAAGCAATTCGCCTACATCCACTTGTTACAGTTGCGTTTAACGCTGACTTTGACGGTGACCAAATGGCTGTCCATGTACCACTATCTAATGAAGCTCAAGCAGAAGCAAGATTATTGATGCTTGCATCAAATAATATCTTAAACCCTAAGGATGGAAAACCAGTTGTTACGCCATCTCAAGATATGGTTCTAGGAAATTATTATTTAACTATTGAAGAAAGATATGAACGTGAATTTAAAGGTTATCGTGCTGATATTCGCTTAGCGGAACATCATCAAAAACACCGTAACGAAGGACATTTCTTCTTTGATTTTGATGAAGCTTATCTTGCATATCAACATGATGAAATTGGATTGCATACAAGAATTATGATTGATCCAAGATCAATCAATCAAAAATTTGATGCAGATCAATTAAATAAATACTTATTAACAACATTAGGAAAATTGATATTCAATAGAATATTGCCTCCTACATTCCCATATTTAAATGAACCAACATTAGTAAACTTAGAACAAAAGACACCTGACAAATACTTTATGGCTAAAGGATTAAATCCTAAAGATTTCTTATTAACAGCACCAATTCCTGGTCCTTTTAAGAAAAAATTCTTATCACAAATTATTGCTCAAGTCTTTAAGCAACTACAAATATCAGAAACATCTAAGATGCTAGATAGACTTAAGGATTTAGGATTCAAATATTCTACAGTTGCAGGTATTACAGTATCGTTTGCAGATATTAATGTTTACTCTAAGAAGGGTGAACGTATCGATCAAACCAACAAAGCCATTGAACAAATTAATGGTTGGTATGAAGATGGTATGTTAACTGACCGTGAACGTCGTGACCTTGTTATTAAACAATGGCAAGATGCACGTGATGAAATTCAAGTTGGCCTAATGGCTGAATTTGATAGCGACAATAACATTTATATGATGAGTGACTCTGGTGCCCGTGGTAATGCATCCAACTTCTCGCAATTAGCGGGTATGCGTGGACTGATGAATAACCCTAAGGGTGAAACTATTGAAGTTCCAGTACAAGCATCATTTAGAGAAGGCTTGACTGTATCTGAATTCTTTATTTCTACCCATGGGGCTAGAAAAGGGTCTACCGATACAGCGTTAAAGACAGCTGAATCAGGATACTTAACACGTCGTTTAGTTGACGTTTCACAAGATGTTATCGTTGTTGATGAAGATTGCGGTACTGAACGTGGCGTTGTGATGAAATCTGTTATGGATGACACAAAAGAAATCGTGCCATTATATGATAGAATCGTTGGACGTTTTGCGTCTAAAGATGTTTTAAATCCAAAAACTAAAGAAGTACTAGTTAAGAGAAATGAATTGATTACAGAAGAAATTGGTACAATCATTATTCAAGCTGGACTTACACAAGTAGAAATTAGATCAAATCTGACATGTAATTCTGATAACGGCGTTTGTGCTAAATGTTATGGTAGAAACCTAGCAACTAACACAAGAGTTGAAGTTGGAGAAGCTGTTGGGGTTGTTGCAGCTCAATCTATTGGTGAACCAGGGACTCAGTTAACCATGAGAACCTTCCATACCGGTGGTGTTGCCTCAGCATCAGATATTACCCAAGGTCTACCTCGTATTCAAGAGTTATTTGAAGCGAGAAATCCAAAAGGTAAAGCAGTATTATGTGAAGTTGATGGAAAAGTTAAATCTGTTGATCGTCAACGTGGTGGTACAACTATCATTACGATTACTGATGTAGAAAATAAAGAATATAAATATACAATTGATCCAAATGTAGAATCTCTAGTTCGTAAGAGCGCAACAGTTAAGGCTGGGCAAAGATTAACATTAGGTTCAATTAATCCTAAAGAATTATTGCGTATTGTATCTACTGAAGCTGCTGAGATGTATATCTTAGAAGAAGTTCAAAAAGTTTATCGTGCTCAAGGTGTTGAGATTAGTGATAAGCATATTGAATTAATCATTAGACAAATGCTTAGAAGAATTAGCGTTGTAACTGAAGGAGATACTGAATTATTACCAGGTACTGAAGTATCAGTTTCATCATTTAAACGTGAAAATAGAAAAGCTTTTGCAGCATTCAAGCGTCCTGCAGTAGGTCGTCCAATCTTATTAGGTATTACAAGAGCTTCATTGAGATCTGATTCATTCTTATCAGCAGCATCATTCCAAGAAACAACTAGAATTTTAACGGATGCAGCGATTAGAGGTAAAACAGATGAACTACATGGCTTAAAAGAAAATGTTATCATTGGTGGATTAATTCCTGCTGGTACAGGTATCCTAAGAGATAAATCATTTGAATACGATCGCTCGAATACTTCATTTGATGAAGAGGAAGACGATTATCAATTCTAATAAATATAGACACACTTGGCTTAGCCAGTGTGTCTTTTTTTCGATATACCTACATAATATGTAAATACACTTAAATTATAGGGGTAAAAATGGTAAAATAGATACAGGTGATGAAATGAAAAAAGTACTAGTAATAGGCGGATCAGTCATAGATATATTCGCATATCCTAAAGAAAAATTAATCTTAGGAGATTCAAATCCAGGATATTTAAAAAGATCATTAGGTGGTGTAGCAAGAAATATAGCTGAAAATTTAGCTAGATTGGATGTTGATACCACACTTTTTACTGTTTTAGGCAAAGATGAAGGCAGAAGATGGATTATGACTTCAGCTCAAGAAGCTAAGCTAAAATTATCAGCTACCACTGTTGAACAAACACCTTCATATTTATCTATATTAAATGAAGAAAATGAACATGTAGTGTCAATAGCACTCATGGATCAAATAGAAACTTTAAGCATTGAAGATGTTAAAAAGAGAAGTAATATATTCAATCGAATTGATATCATTGTATTAGATACAAATCTTCATCAAGATACACTTGATTATATTGCTAAAACTTATAAAGATAAAGATATTTATATTGATGCGATTTCTTGTCAAAAAGCTGATAAGATTAAATCTATATATCCTTATATCCATACGCTTAAGATGAATTTGCTAGAAGCAAATTATTTAGCGAAAGCTGATAATCAACTAGATGATAAGATGTTAGGAAAATATTTTATTTCTAAAGGTGTTAAAGAAGTATATATTACTAAAGGACGTGAAGGTTCTTTTTACGTCTCAAATGATGAGTTTAGAGAAATGAAAGCTAAAAAAGTTGAGATTAAAAATGTTGCAGGTGCTGGAGATGCATATTTTGCTGGTGTTATTTATGCAAAATTAAATGATCTAGATCCACTTATTTATGGTACAAAAGCTGCACGTATTACATTACAAGATGAAAAAGCTGTTTCTCAAGAAATGAGTACAGAGAAAATCAAGGAGATAAATTAATGAACAAATATATAGAAATACACCCAGATATTCAAAAAGCTTTAGATGAAAAAAAGCCAGTTGTTGCTTTAGAATCAACAATTATATCACATGGTATGCCTTATCCTGAAAATGTCGCAATGGCATTAAAAGTTGAGCAAATCATTAAAGCAGAAGGTGCTATGCCTGCTACAATTGCGATTATAGATGGTGTGATTAAAGTGGGGCTTACAGAAGATGAAATTAAATATTTAGCGCAAAAGAAAGATGTCTTAAAAGTAAGCAAAAGAGATTTTGGATATTGTGTTTCTCAAAAGAAAACAGGTGCAACTACAGTATCAGGAACCATGTTAGTTGCTAACATGGCAGGTATAAAAGTATTTGCTACTGGTGGTATCGGTGGCGTGCATCGTGGCGCAGAATTATCATTTGATATTTCAAGAGATTTAGAAGAATTAGCAGAACTTGATGTAGCAGTTATATGTGCAGGAGCTAAGTCAATTCTAGATTTAGGATTAACTTTAGAATACCTAGAAACAAAAGGTGTTGAATTAATAGGATATCAAACTAAAGAGCTACCAGCATTTTACTCTAGAGAAAGTGGATTTGATTTGGAAATTAAATTAGATACTCCAAAAGAAATTGCAGATCTAATGAAAGCGAAATGGTCTTTAGGTATTAAAGGCGGTATGGTGATTGCTAATCCAATTCCTAAGGCTTTTAGCCAAGATGCTAAGATGATGAATGAAGTTATAACAAAAGCATTACAAGAGGCTAAATTAGAAGGTATTAAAGGTAAAGATGTAACACCATTCTTGCTAGCTAAGGTTAAAGAATTAACAAAAGGTGTTAGCCTAGAAGCTAATCTTGAGTTAGTTTATAATAACGCAAGACTTGCAGCACAAATAGCTAAGTCATACAATAATTAAAATAATCTTACGGTATATATTATATATATACCGTTTTTTTAACTAAATTTATATCTTAAGATAAATCAAAGGATTAATTAGACTTGACCTTTTGGCCTTAATCTACTACAATAGTATATGTTCATTCAAATGCACATTTTAAAATGTGTCATTAATTGAGTGAAAAACAATGTCTTATATTATAATAGACATATGCAGTTTTTAAAGTGAGGAAAAAATTATGGATTTATTTAAGAAGTGTTTTAGTTATGATGCAGTTAAAAATGCTAAAAGGGATGGTTACTATCCTTATTTTCATGTACTAAACTCAAAACAAGATACAATCGTTGAAATGGAAGGCAAAAAGATGATTATGATTGGTTCTAATAACTATCTAGGACTAGCATCTCATCCAGAAGTCATAAAAGCAGCAGTTGATGCTACTAATGAATATGGAACTGGCGTTTCAGGATCAAGATTTTTAAATGGAACACTCGATTTACATATACAATTTGAAAAAGAGTTGTCGGAATTTCTTCATAAAGAAGATGCAACTATTTTCTCAACAGGATTTCAATCAAATTTAGGTATTATCTCAGCTATTGCAGGTAGAAATGATATTATTTTTTCTGATAAAGAAAATCATGCAAGTATCTATGATGGTACAAGATTATCTTATGCTGAAGTTGTAAGATTTAATCATAGTGATATGGAAGACTTAGAATTAAAACTTAGTAAAGCAGATCCAAACAAAGGAAAACTCATCTTAACGGATGGTGTATTTTCAATGAGTGGAGATATTTGTGATCTTCCTGAAATTGTAAGACTTGCTAAAAAATATGAAGCAAGAGTTATGGTTGATGATGCTCATGGTTTAGGTGTCATGGGTAAACATGGTAGAGGTACTGCTGAACATTTTGGTCTAGAAGATGAAGTAGATATCATTATGGGTACATTTTCAAAATCACTAGCAAGCCTAGGTGGTTATGTTGCTGCTAGTCATGATGTTGTTGACTATATAAGACATAATTCAAGACCATATATCTTCTCTGCAGCGATTCCTGCATCTAATGCAGCAGCTGCTCTTCAAGCATTAAGAATTTTAAAAAGAGAACCTGAAAGAGTACAAGCCCTAAGAGATATCGCAAATTATATGCGTGCTGGACTTAAAAAAAGAGGATTAGAATTAAGACCATCAGAAACACCAATTATCCCAATATATACATACATGCCTTTAAGAACTATGGTTGCATGTAACCAATTATTTGAACATGGTGTTTATGTGAACCCTGTTGTTCCACCAGCTACTACAGTGGGAGAATGTTTAATCAGAACAAGCTATACAGCAACACATACAAAAGAACAAATGGATGAAGCTATTGATAAAATAGTAGAAGTATTAAAAGGATTGGAAGATTTAAATGAATAATTCAAAAGTAGTAGTCATTACAGGAACTTCAAGCGGTATTGGTTTTGAAGTCGCAAAATTTTTAAGCATGAAAAACTATATCGTTTATGGTATATCTAGATCAAAAGTTCATGATAAATGCGTCAAAAGTATACAAGCAGATGTAACTGATTACGAACAATTAAAACAAGCATATCAAGATATATTTGATGTTGAAGGGCATATTGATTGTTTAATTAATAATGCTGGTATGGGTATCTCTGGAAGTATTGAACAAACTTCACTAGAAGATGCTAAATACATGATGGATGTTAACTTTATGGGCGTTTTTCACTCTACTAAAGCGATGCTTCCATTTTTGAGACAATCAAATAAATCAAAAATAATAAATATTAGTAGTGTAGCTGGAAGATTAGCTATACCTTTTCAAGGCTTTTATAGCAGCTCAAAAGCTGCAATTAATGCTTTTTCTGAAAGTTTAAGAATTGAATTAAGTCCACTTCATATTCAAGTCTGTAGTGTCATGCCTGGAGATATTAAAACTGGGTTTACTAAAAACAGAAGAAAAAATGAAAACGAAAGTGAACTTTATCAAAAGCGTGTTGATAAATCTATTCAAGTTATGGAAAAAGATGAACATAACGGTATGGATGCTGAATATGCAGCTAAAGTAATATATAAATTAGTTAAAAGAAAAAGAATGCCTATATATAAAACCATAGGTGTTAAATATAAAGTATTTATATTCCTTCAAAAATTACTACCTGCAAGATTAGTTAATAATCTTGTCGGATCAATTTATGGATTTAAGAAAGGATAGAGTATGAAACATACTTATCAAACACTTATGCTAGCTCTATTTTCCGGAATATTAGTCGGTATTGGTGGCATATTATATGTAAGCTCATCAAATAAAATTATAGGCGGAGTATTATTTAGTTTTGCACTTCTCTTAATTGTTAGTAGAGGATATTACTTATTTACAGGTAAAGTTGGATATTTACTTCCTTATAAAAAAGGAAATTTAAAATTAATAGGATTAACTTTATTAGGTAACACAGTAGGTATTTCTTTAATTTCAGCATTGTTTTTATTATCAGGTAAGAATAATGCACTGTTAAATGCTCAATACATCTTTGCAGGTAAGCTTGCTCAATCTTGGTTAGAAACATTAGTGCTTGCGATATTTTGTGGGTTCATGATGTATTTAGCAGTAGATAGTTATGATAAAATTAAAAATCAAATCGCATCAGTTTTTGTAGTGATCTTTGCAGTAGTAATCTTTATTGTCGCAGGATTTGAACATAGTATTGCAGATATGTCATACTTAGTATTATCAAAAACTTTTACGTTTGAATCATTACTATTTATAGGTATTGTTATCATTGGAAATTTGATTGG
The sequence above is drawn from the Mariniplasma anaerobium genome and encodes:
- the rpoC gene encoding DNA-directed RNA polymerase subunit beta', with amino-acid sequence MAKEKLTLHVESLKLSQDALTALKLAGIDQLEDFNTFTLKELSMLLGESYEETKSILRKYSLPRPLDNLNLSNETVSILRNAGVHDLKEFLEFDRHALYHLFEEDLILRQEINTTLELYGIDALKEHAHTETVTDDKHVVDAEVVEAEVESALDVDMSERIGRQIKPVRKGYGSRTFSHLKIRIASPDEIRQWSYGEVKTHETINYRTSKPEEGGLFCERIFGPTRDYQCACGKKQSGNKGQICQKCGIEITESKVRRERMGHIELEAPVVHTWYLKNSPSRLAILLGIKAKSLEEVVYHASYIVTDPGSAPLTKKQILSEQDFSMLTEQYGSKFQALTGAEAVKKLLQELNLEKEVKSLRRKLKTASKQKRERIIKRLEVVEAFNNSDNKPEWMVMDVIPVIPPDLRPMVALDGGRFATTDLNDLYRRILNRNNRLKKQKEQMAPRLITKNEKRMLQEAVDALFDNAKRGKKAAVERNRHLKSLSDMLRGKQGRFRQNLLGKRVDYSGRSVIIVGPDLEMYQCGIPREMAITLFKPFVLRELQRMQGDDQNSKKNANSKYDRMDDDVWAALEKVVKEHPVLLNRAPTLHRLGIQAFEPKLIDGKAIRLHPLVTVAFNADFDGDQMAVHVPLSNEAQAEARLLMLASNNILNPKDGKPVVTPSQDMVLGNYYLTIEERYEREFKGYRADIRLAEHHQKHRNEGHFFFDFDEAYLAYQHDEIGLHTRIMIDPRSINQKFDADQLNKYLLTTLGKLIFNRILPPTFPYLNEPTLVNLEQKTPDKYFMAKGLNPKDFLLTAPIPGPFKKKFLSQIIAQVFKQLQISETSKMLDRLKDLGFKYSTVAGITVSFADINVYSKKGERIDQTNKAIEQINGWYEDGMLTDRERRDLVIKQWQDARDEIQVGLMAEFDSDNNIYMMSDSGARGNASNFSQLAGMRGLMNNPKGETIEVPVQASFREGLTVSEFFISTHGARKGSTDTALKTAESGYLTRRLVDVSQDVIVVDEDCGTERGVVMKSVMDDTKEIVPLYDRIVGRFASKDVLNPKTKEVLVKRNELITEEIGTIIIQAGLTQVEIRSNLTCNSDNGVCAKCYGRNLATNTRVEVGEAVGVVAAQSIGEPGTQLTMRTFHTGGVASASDITQGLPRIQELFEARNPKGKAVLCEVDGKVKSVDRQRGGTTIITITDVENKEYKYTIDPNVESLVRKSATVKAGQRLTLGSINPKELLRIVSTEAAEMYILEEVQKVYRAQGVEISDKHIELIIRQMLRRISVVTEGDTELLPGTEVSVSSFKRENRKAFAAFKRPAVGRPILLGITRASLRSDSFLSAASFQETTRILTDAAIRGKTDELHGLKENVIIGGLIPAGTGILRDKSFEYDRSNTSFDEEEDDYQF
- a CDS encoding carbohydrate kinase family protein: MKKVLVIGGSVIDIFAYPKEKLILGDSNPGYLKRSLGGVARNIAENLARLDVDTTLFTVLGKDEGRRWIMTSAQEAKLKLSATTVEQTPSYLSILNEENEHVVSIALMDQIETLSIEDVKKRSNIFNRIDIIVLDTNLHQDTLDYIAKTYKDKDIYIDAISCQKADKIKSIYPYIHTLKMNLLEANYLAKADNQLDDKMLGKYFISKGVKEVYITKGREGSFYVSNDEFREMKAKKVEIKNVAGAGDAYFAGVIYAKLNDLDPLIYGTKAARITLQDEKAVSQEMSTEKIKEIN
- a CDS encoding pseudouridine-5'-phosphate glycosidase, whose translation is MNKYIEIHPDIQKALDEKKPVVALESTIISHGMPYPENVAMALKVEQIIKAEGAMPATIAIIDGVIKVGLTEDEIKYLAQKKDVLKVSKRDFGYCVSQKKTGATTVSGTMLVANMAGIKVFATGGIGGVHRGAELSFDISRDLEELAELDVAVICAGAKSILDLGLTLEYLETKGVELIGYQTKELPAFYSRESGFDLEIKLDTPKEIADLMKAKWSLGIKGGMVIANPIPKAFSQDAKMMNEVITKALQEAKLEGIKGKDVTPFLLAKVKELTKGVSLEANLELVYNNARLAAQIAKSYNN
- a CDS encoding aminotransferase class I/II-fold pyridoxal phosphate-dependent enzyme, translated to MDLFKKCFSYDAVKNAKRDGYYPYFHVLNSKQDTIVEMEGKKMIMIGSNNYLGLASHPEVIKAAVDATNEYGTGVSGSRFLNGTLDLHIQFEKELSEFLHKEDATIFSTGFQSNLGIISAIAGRNDIIFSDKENHASIYDGTRLSYAEVVRFNHSDMEDLELKLSKADPNKGKLILTDGVFSMSGDICDLPEIVRLAKKYEARVMVDDAHGLGVMGKHGRGTAEHFGLEDEVDIIMGTFSKSLASLGGYVAASHDVVDYIRHNSRPYIFSAAIPASNAAAALQALRILKREPERVQALRDIANYMRAGLKKRGLELRPSETPIIPIYTYMPLRTMVACNQLFEHGVYVNPVVPPATTVGECLIRTSYTATHTKEQMDEAIDKIVEVLKGLEDLNE
- a CDS encoding SDR family oxidoreductase, giving the protein MNNSKVVVITGTSSGIGFEVAKFLSMKNYIVYGISRSKVHDKCVKSIQADVTDYEQLKQAYQDIFDVEGHIDCLINNAGMGISGSIEQTSLEDAKYMMDVNFMGVFHSTKAMLPFLRQSNKSKIINISSVAGRLAIPFQGFYSSSKAAINAFSESLRIELSPLHIQVCSVMPGDIKTGFTKNRRKNENESELYQKRVDKSIQVMEKDEHNGMDAEYAAKVIYKLVKRKRMPIYKTIGVKYKVFIFLQKLLPARLVNNLVGSIYGFKKG
- a CDS encoding formate/nitrite transporter family protein encodes the protein MKHTYQTLMLALFSGILVGIGGILYVSSSNKIIGGVLFSFALLLIVSRGYYLFTGKVGYLLPYKKGNLKLIGLTLLGNTVGISLISALFLLSGKNNALLNAQYIFAGKLAQSWLETLVLAIFCGFMMYLAVDSYDKIKNQIASVFVVIFAVVIFIVAGFEHSIADMSYLVLSKTFTFESLLFIGIVIIGNLIGAVALNLLQEQVKKALK